The following DNA comes from Methanobacterium sp..
TTTTATTGTTATGAAAATTCGAGCACATCATCTCTTATGCATACAGGGATTTCAGGGATACGGATACAGTGAAGAATTCACAGAAAACATGCTTAAAGTAATTCAAAATCTCAAATCATTTCCTAATCATAAGATACAGATAACTACATGCTGTGATGCCATCTGTGCATGCTGTCCGCATAATATAGGCGATAAATGCACTGAAAGTTCAAATTCTAATGAAAAGATCAAAGAACCGTCGAAAAATCAAGA
Coding sequences within:
- a CDS encoding DUF1284 domain-containing protein — encoded protein: MKIRAHHLLCIQGFQGYGYSEEFTENMLKVIQNLKSFPNHKIQITTCCDAICACCPHNIGDKCTESSNSNEKIKEPSKNQDFSSLRKNNFLYSKQEVFESREPEIRRMDIKVLKTIGLQVKCTGI